A genomic stretch from Brachyhypopomus gauderio isolate BG-103 unplaced genomic scaffold, BGAUD_0.2 sc60, whole genome shotgun sequence includes:
- the aida gene encoding axin interactor, dorsalization-associated protein isoform X3, whose protein sequence is MSDVTKTVQKWHASFKKGTDFDSWGQLVEAIDEYQILARQLQKEVQSSNSHDFTEEQKKTLGKIATCLEMRSTSLQSTQCHEEFKLEDMKKLDPIITNILTYNKDFPFDVQPVPLRKILAPGEEENLLDEEVDVAAGIGSSQSFNTPVPGGTLLPRLPSEPGMTLLTLNIEKIGLKDAGQCIDPYVTISVKDLNGVDLNPVQDTPVATHKEDTYIHFSVDVEIQKHLEKLPKGAAIFFEFKHYKPKKRFTSTKCFAFMEMDEIKPGPIVIELKPTDFKRKKLNLLTKKPLYLHLHQTLHKD, encoded by the exons ATGTCAGATGTCACCAAGACCGTCCAGAAATGGCATGCCAGTTTTAAAAAGGGCACGGACTTTGATTCGTGGGGGCAGTTGGTGGAGGCGATAGATGAGTACCAAAT ACTTGCAAGACAATTGCAGAAAGAGGTCCAGTCCTCAAATTCTCATGATTTCACAGAAGAACAAAAG AAAACCCTGGGAAAGATTGCAACATGTCTTGAAATGCGAAGCACATCTTTACAG AGCACTCAGTGCCATGAAGAGTTTAAGTTAGAGGACATGAAGAAACTGGACCCTA TCATCACAAATATTCTCACTTACAACAAAGACTTCCCTTTTGATGTTCAGCCAGTGCCTTTGAG GAAAATCCTCGCCCCAGGTGAGGAAGAGAACCTGCTTGATGAGGAGGTGGATGTGGCCGCTGGGATTGGCTCCTCACAGTCCTTCAACACACCTGTGCCAGGTG GTACCTTATTACCACGGCTTCCATCAGAGCCTGGGATGACACTACTCACCTTGAACATCGAGAAGATCGGTCTGAAGGATGCTGGACAGTGTATCGACCCTTACGTCACGATAAGTGTGAAAG ACTTGAATGGTGTTGATTTGAACCCTGTTCAGGACACACCAGTGGCAACACACAAAGAAGACACTTACATTCATTTCAGTGTTGATGTGGAAATCCAGAAACATCTTGAGAAACTACCAAAAG GTGCAGCTATTTTCTTTGAATTTAAACACTACAAACCCAAGAAGAGGTTCACAAGTACTAAGTGTTTTGCTTTCATGGAGATGGATGAGATCAAACCTGGTCCCATTGTGATAGAGCT AAAGCCAACTGACTTCAAGAGGAAGAAGCTCAACCTTCTCACGAAGAAACCACTCTACCTTCACCTGCACCAGACTCTGCACAAAGACTGA
- the aida gene encoding axin interactor, dorsalization-associated protein isoform X1, giving the protein MSDVTKTVQKWHASFKKGTDFDSWGQLVEAIDEYQILARQLQKEVQSSNSHDFTEEQKKTLGKIATCLEMRSTSLQSTQCHEEFKLEDMKKLDPIITNILTYNKDFPFDVQPVPLRKILAPGEEENLLDEEVDVAAGIGSSQSFNTPVPGGTLLPRLPSEPGMTLLTLNIEKIGLKDAGQCIDPYVTISVKDLNGVDLNPVQDTPVATHKEDTYIHFSVDVEIQKHLEKLPKGAAIFFEFKHYKPKKRFTSTKCFAFMEMDEIKPGPIVIELYRKPTDFKRKKLNLLTKKPLYLHLHQTLHKD; this is encoded by the exons ATGTCAGATGTCACCAAGACCGTCCAGAAATGGCATGCCAGTTTTAAAAAGGGCACGGACTTTGATTCGTGGGGGCAGTTGGTGGAGGCGATAGATGAGTACCAAAT ACTTGCAAGACAATTGCAGAAAGAGGTCCAGTCCTCAAATTCTCATGATTTCACAGAAGAACAAAAG AAAACCCTGGGAAAGATTGCAACATGTCTTGAAATGCGAAGCACATCTTTACAG AGCACTCAGTGCCATGAAGAGTTTAAGTTAGAGGACATGAAGAAACTGGACCCTA TCATCACAAATATTCTCACTTACAACAAAGACTTCCCTTTTGATGTTCAGCCAGTGCCTTTGAG GAAAATCCTCGCCCCAGGTGAGGAAGAGAACCTGCTTGATGAGGAGGTGGATGTGGCCGCTGGGATTGGCTCCTCACAGTCCTTCAACACACCTGTGCCAGGTG GTACCTTATTACCACGGCTTCCATCAGAGCCTGGGATGACACTACTCACCTTGAACATCGAGAAGATCGGTCTGAAGGATGCTGGACAGTGTATCGACCCTTACGTCACGATAAGTGTGAAAG ACTTGAATGGTGTTGATTTGAACCCTGTTCAGGACACACCAGTGGCAACACACAAAGAAGACACTTACATTCATTTCAGTGTTGATGTGGAAATCCAGAAACATCTTGAGAAACTACCAAAAG GTGCAGCTATTTTCTTTGAATTTAAACACTACAAACCCAAGAAGAGGTTCACAAGTACTAAGTGTTTTGCTTTCATGGAGATGGATGAGATCAAACCTGGTCCCATTGTGATAGAGCT GTACAGAAAGCCAACTGACTTCAAGAGGAAGAAGCTCAACCTTCTCACGAAGAAACCACTCTACCTTCACCTGCACCAGACTCTGCACAAAGACTGA
- the aida gene encoding axin interactor, dorsalization-associated protein isoform X4, whose protein sequence is MSDVTKTVQKWHASFKKGTDFDSWGQLVEAIDEYQILARQLQKEVQSSNSHDFTEEQKKTLGKIATCLEMRSTSLQSTQCHEEFKLEDMKKLDPIITNILTYNKDFPFDVQPVPLRKILAPGEEENLLDEEVDVAAGIGSSQSFNTPVPEPGMTLLTLNIEKIGLKDAGQCIDPYVTISVKDLNGVDLNPVQDTPVATHKEDTYIHFSVDVEIQKHLEKLPKGAAIFFEFKHYKPKKRFTSTKCFAFMEMDEIKPGPIVIELYRKPTDFKRKKLNLLTKKPLYLHLHQTLHKD, encoded by the exons ATGTCAGATGTCACCAAGACCGTCCAGAAATGGCATGCCAGTTTTAAAAAGGGCACGGACTTTGATTCGTGGGGGCAGTTGGTGGAGGCGATAGATGAGTACCAAAT ACTTGCAAGACAATTGCAGAAAGAGGTCCAGTCCTCAAATTCTCATGATTTCACAGAAGAACAAAAG AAAACCCTGGGAAAGATTGCAACATGTCTTGAAATGCGAAGCACATCTTTACAG AGCACTCAGTGCCATGAAGAGTTTAAGTTAGAGGACATGAAGAAACTGGACCCTA TCATCACAAATATTCTCACTTACAACAAAGACTTCCCTTTTGATGTTCAGCCAGTGCCTTTGAG GAAAATCCTCGCCCCAGGTGAGGAAGAGAACCTGCTTGATGAGGAGGTGGATGTGGCCGCTGGGATTGGCTCCTCACAGTCCTTCAACACACCTGTGCCAG AGCCTGGGATGACACTACTCACCTTGAACATCGAGAAGATCGGTCTGAAGGATGCTGGACAGTGTATCGACCCTTACGTCACGATAAGTGTGAAAG ACTTGAATGGTGTTGATTTGAACCCTGTTCAGGACACACCAGTGGCAACACACAAAGAAGACACTTACATTCATTTCAGTGTTGATGTGGAAATCCAGAAACATCTTGAGAAACTACCAAAAG GTGCAGCTATTTTCTTTGAATTTAAACACTACAAACCCAAGAAGAGGTTCACAAGTACTAAGTGTTTTGCTTTCATGGAGATGGATGAGATCAAACCTGGTCCCATTGTGATAGAGCT GTACAGAAAGCCAACTGACTTCAAGAGGAAGAAGCTCAACCTTCTCACGAAGAAACCACTCTACCTTCACCTGCACCAGACTCTGCACAAAGACTGA
- the aida gene encoding axin interactor, dorsalization-associated protein isoform X2, translating to MSDVTKTVQKWHASFKKGTDFDSWGQLVEAIDEYQILARQLQKEVQSSNSHDFTEEQKKTLGKIATCLEMRSTSLQSTQCHEEFKLEDMKKLDPIITNILTYNKDFPFDVQPVPLRKILAPGEEENLLDEEVDVAAGIGSSQSFNTPVPGTLLPRLPSEPGMTLLTLNIEKIGLKDAGQCIDPYVTISVKDLNGVDLNPVQDTPVATHKEDTYIHFSVDVEIQKHLEKLPKGAAIFFEFKHYKPKKRFTSTKCFAFMEMDEIKPGPIVIELYRKPTDFKRKKLNLLTKKPLYLHLHQTLHKD from the exons ATGTCAGATGTCACCAAGACCGTCCAGAAATGGCATGCCAGTTTTAAAAAGGGCACGGACTTTGATTCGTGGGGGCAGTTGGTGGAGGCGATAGATGAGTACCAAAT ACTTGCAAGACAATTGCAGAAAGAGGTCCAGTCCTCAAATTCTCATGATTTCACAGAAGAACAAAAG AAAACCCTGGGAAAGATTGCAACATGTCTTGAAATGCGAAGCACATCTTTACAG AGCACTCAGTGCCATGAAGAGTTTAAGTTAGAGGACATGAAGAAACTGGACCCTA TCATCACAAATATTCTCACTTACAACAAAGACTTCCCTTTTGATGTTCAGCCAGTGCCTTTGAG GAAAATCCTCGCCCCAGGTGAGGAAGAGAACCTGCTTGATGAGGAGGTGGATGTGGCCGCTGGGATTGGCTCCTCACAGTCCTTCAACACACCTGTGCCAG GTACCTTATTACCACGGCTTCCATCAGAGCCTGGGATGACACTACTCACCTTGAACATCGAGAAGATCGGTCTGAAGGATGCTGGACAGTGTATCGACCCTTACGTCACGATAAGTGTGAAAG ACTTGAATGGTGTTGATTTGAACCCTGTTCAGGACACACCAGTGGCAACACACAAAGAAGACACTTACATTCATTTCAGTGTTGATGTGGAAATCCAGAAACATCTTGAGAAACTACCAAAAG GTGCAGCTATTTTCTTTGAATTTAAACACTACAAACCCAAGAAGAGGTTCACAAGTACTAAGTGTTTTGCTTTCATGGAGATGGATGAGATCAAACCTGGTCCCATTGTGATAGAGCT GTACAGAAAGCCAACTGACTTCAAGAGGAAGAAGCTCAACCTTCTCACGAAGAAACCACTCTACCTTCACCTGCACCAGACTCTGCACAAAGACTGA